One genomic segment of Aquipluma nitroreducens includes these proteins:
- a CDS encoding dicarboxylate/amino acid:cation symporter yields MTTRFAQPNKQSNRPIKKKVPAKYLLSMLALLFVVSLTTILNHYGLFEINETFLIISRWCFLFGLVGYAIFKRSLTTWILISMIVGAEFGHDFKDIALNLNVISQIFLRLIKTIIAPLLFATIVVGIAGHSDLKQVGRMGWKSLLYFEIVSSIALVIGLISINISKAGIGVTVPQSMAHSELTNVPVLKGTDVILHVFPENIAKAIYEGQVLQVVIFSVLFGIAVAMLKDKFKRPMLVFTEALSETMFKFTSIIMYFAPFAVFAAISYSIGHMGLEIFVNLFKLLATLYVSLIVFLVGVLLPIALILKIPVRKFINAISEPVAIAFATTSSESALPVAMERMEEFGVPRKIVAFVMPTGYSFNLDGTTLYLSLATIFVAQISGIHLSFDKQLLIVFTLMLTSKGVAGVPRASLVILLATASSFELPIWPIYIILGIDELMDMARTSVNVIGNCLATVVVAKWENEFNPSGSAHNKESLG; encoded by the coding sequence TTGACAACTAGATTTGCCCAACCCAACAAACAAAGTAATCGCCCAATAAAAAAGAAAGTGCCGGCAAAGTATCTACTTTCAATGCTTGCGCTTCTCTTTGTAGTCTCACTCACAACTATACTTAACCACTATGGTTTGTTCGAAATCAACGAAACCTTCTTAATTATTTCTCGTTGGTGTTTCCTTTTTGGCTTGGTTGGCTATGCTATTTTCAAACGTTCATTGACTACCTGGATATTGATCAGCATGATTGTTGGAGCGGAATTTGGTCACGACTTCAAGGATATTGCGTTGAATTTAAATGTCATCAGCCAGATATTCCTCCGCCTGATCAAGACGATAATCGCACCACTACTATTTGCTACTATTGTTGTTGGCATTGCAGGACATTCCGACCTGAAACAGGTTGGGCGTATGGGTTGGAAGTCGCTCCTTTATTTCGAAATTGTATCATCAATCGCCCTCGTTATTGGGTTAATATCCATCAACATCAGTAAAGCTGGTATTGGAGTTACCGTACCTCAAAGCATGGCACACTCCGAGCTTACCAATGTTCCGGTCCTGAAAGGAACAGATGTCATTCTGCATGTCTTTCCGGAGAACATTGCCAAAGCCATTTACGAAGGGCAAGTGCTTCAAGTCGTCATTTTTAGTGTTTTGTTCGGCATTGCCGTGGCCATGCTGAAAGACAAATTTAAGCGCCCGATGCTTGTTTTTACCGAAGCACTGTCGGAAACCATGTTCAAGTTTACCTCCATCATCATGTATTTCGCGCCTTTTGCTGTATTTGCTGCAATCTCGTATAGCATTGGTCATATGGGACTCGAAATATTTGTCAACCTGTTTAAATTGCTTGCCACGCTTTACGTTTCGTTGATCGTATTTTTGGTTGGTGTGCTGCTCCCCATTGCCTTAATCCTGAAAATTCCGGTACGAAAATTTATAAACGCAATCTCAGAACCAGTGGCCATCGCATTTGCCACAACAAGCTCCGAGTCGGCTTTGCCCGTAGCCATGGAACGGATGGAAGAATTTGGCGTTCCCCGTAAAATTGTAGCTTTTGTAATGCCAACTGGGTACAGCTTCAATCTGGACGGCACAACGCTTTATCTCTCACTTGCAACCATTTTTGTGGCACAAATCAGCGGAATTCACCTTTCATTCGACAAACAGCTACTCATTGTTTTTACCCTGATGCTCACCAGTAAAGGCGTAGCAGGAGTTCCCCGCGCCTCGCTGGTTATTTTATTGGCTACCGCTTCAAGTTTTGAGTTACCAATCTGGCCAATTTATATCATTCTTGGAATTGACGAACTGATGGATATGGCACGAACTTCGGTTAATGTAATCGGGAATTGTTTGGCAACAGTCGTGGTGGCCAAATGGGAAAACGAGTTTAATCCATCTGGATCGGCG
- a CDS encoding glutamine synthetase family protein: MESLFSFNPNPLVRYLQKPAELFTREDLIKFVEGNQIQELNFRYVAGDGRLKTLNFIITGHEHLESILTFGERVDGSSLFPFMETGSSDLYVIPRYRTAFINPFADVPSLEILCSFFDHEGNQLELSPEYVLQKAISHFRKTTGLNMKMMGELEYYVNSKIEGIFPAADQKGYHESEPFAKYEGMRKEALRLIASCGAKIKYGHSEVGNFSMGDESFEQHEIEFLPTDPEFAADQLIIAKWVLRMLAEKRKVEISFAPKITVGKAGSGLHFHMLIEKNGQNVVLENGKLSPTARKMIAGILDVADALTAFGNTIPTSYLRLVPNQEAPTKICWGDRNRSALVRVPLGWTGKQNMAAKANPDINVSAKNGDSRQTFEFRVPDGSANIHLILAGLIVASLHGIEMPNALEMADQLYVEGNIFRNIPAQQLQQLPASCVESGERLNSKREIFEKDGIFPNQLMNFTIESLTAFQDKNLSSELMGNAEATRAIVLKYIHCQ, from the coding sequence ATGGAAAGCTTATTCTCTTTTAATCCAAATCCGCTGGTTCGCTATCTTCAAAAACCTGCCGAACTATTTACCCGCGAAGACCTGATCAAATTTGTCGAAGGAAACCAGATTCAGGAATTAAACTTTAGATATGTAGCCGGCGATGGACGACTCAAAACACTTAATTTTATCATCACCGGTCATGAACATCTGGAGAGCATTTTAACCTTTGGCGAACGGGTTGACGGGTCAAGTCTTTTTCCTTTTATGGAAACCGGGAGTTCTGATTTATATGTAATTCCACGATACCGGACAGCCTTCATCAACCCATTCGCTGATGTGCCTTCTCTTGAAATACTGTGCTCATTCTTTGATCATGAAGGAAATCAGCTCGAATTATCGCCGGAATATGTCCTGCAAAAGGCAATCTCACATTTCAGGAAAACTACAGGTTTAAACATGAAGATGATGGGTGAGCTTGAATATTATGTGAACAGCAAAATCGAAGGAATTTTCCCGGCAGCCGACCAGAAAGGTTATCATGAATCGGAACCATTTGCCAAATATGAGGGAATGCGTAAAGAAGCGCTTCGGCTGATTGCCTCTTGCGGTGCCAAAATCAAATATGGGCATTCTGAAGTAGGAAATTTCTCGATGGGCGATGAATCGTTTGAGCAGCACGAAATTGAATTTTTACCAACCGATCCTGAATTTGCAGCCGACCAGCTCATCATTGCCAAATGGGTGTTGCGCATGCTTGCCGAAAAGCGAAAAGTTGAGATCAGTTTTGCACCGAAAATTACAGTCGGGAAAGCCGGCAGCGGACTTCACTTTCACATGCTGATCGAAAAAAACGGGCAAAATGTTGTGCTGGAAAATGGCAAATTATCGCCAACGGCCCGAAAAATGATTGCCGGCATCCTGGATGTTGCCGATGCACTCACCGCTTTTGGGAATACCATACCAACCTCCTATTTGCGCCTGGTTCCAAATCAGGAGGCGCCTACAAAAATATGCTGGGGCGATCGTAACCGCTCCGCATTGGTGCGCGTTCCTCTTGGATGGACAGGAAAGCAGAACATGGCTGCCAAAGCCAACCCCGACATCAATGTATCGGCTAAAAATGGCGATAGCCGCCAAACTTTTGAGTTTCGGGTACCCGATGGAAGCGCCAATATTCACCTGATTCTGGCCGGATTAATTGTAGCCTCGTTACATGGAATAGAAATGCCTAATGCCCTGGAAATGGCCGACCAGTTGTACGTTGAAGGAAATATTTTCAGGAATATACCAGCACAGCAATTGCAGCAATTACCTGCATCGTGCGTTGAATCGGGAGAACGACTAAATTCGAAGCGTGAGATTTTTGAAAAGGATGGCATTTTTCCGAACCAATTGATGAATTTTACCATCGAATCGTTAACTGCATTTCAAGATAAAAATTTGAGCAGTGAATTGATGGGAAATGCGGAGGCTACAAGAGCCATCGTCCTCAAATACATTCATTGTCAATAA
- a CDS encoding rhodanese-like domain-containing protein yields MNPFIKSNKIWLSLLGLAIVIVFLAFLFRPKLPEYQTGTDQAMKMMVDQQNQVTISDLAGAQLIDIRTTELFAQGHAENAINIPVRNLLDEESLELFNRLKKNGQTAVLYGSDELQTIAPCLLLQQMGYTNLKTLEGGYVATNELMKPALPATEVMLLDTATMKAKQEIKVAQPEKKKPQVVITVRKEATSGGGC; encoded by the coding sequence ATGAATCCATTCATTAAATCGAATAAAATCTGGTTAAGTCTGCTTGGACTTGCAATCGTTATCGTGTTTCTGGCATTTTTATTTAGGCCAAAGTTGCCTGAATATCAAACCGGAACAGATCAAGCGATGAAAATGATGGTTGATCAGCAGAACCAGGTGACAATCTCGGATTTGGCAGGTGCGCAACTCATCGATATCCGTACAACAGAATTATTCGCACAAGGCCATGCCGAGAATGCCATTAATATTCCAGTTCGAAACCTACTCGACGAAGAATCGCTCGAACTGTTTAACCGACTTAAAAAAAACGGGCAAACGGCAGTTCTCTATGGAAGTGATGAATTGCAAACCATTGCACCCTGTTTACTTTTACAACAGATGGGCTACACCAACCTGAAAACTTTAGAAGGGGGATATGTTGCAACCAATGAATTAATGAAACCCGCTTTACCTGCTACTGAAGTCATGTTGCTGGATACCGCGACCATGAAGGCAAAACAGGAAATAAAAGTAGCTCAACCCGAGAAAAAGAAACCTCAGGTGGTAATTACTGTTCGTAAAGAAGCCACATCTGGCGGAGGTTGTTAA